The following are encoded in a window of Nilaparvata lugens isolate BPH chromosome 13, ASM1435652v1, whole genome shotgun sequence genomic DNA:
- the LOC120354045 gene encoding uncharacterized protein LOC120354045 — MKLEPSPRNRTISINLESCHPTSSHYIFKNKSSSKRIKNNFRIGTFLENNFDDQTCLVPESCLLILEYFENYSSEIYWLKNTIQSVRLQSKEQKVTQISETPVVQYMIEFVVQLNVQHFRQPHLQVLGLGEVQRVRELNVQLVKFLRDLRVQPIRKLELQQAKQSNVELAGENLQEYSEKQTVELLRQSLENISRDVGVELVEQLIYHLLQQEQGQNVQVSSQPGVHLLNQSNKQCVGLQEVQLVNQPQLKLSRQLKVLFHNELPAESVNQSEVQLVNQPQVQPLNQLDVNFLKKLQVQFVKQLGVQRLYQSQLGILENFQVIHLLLLKETSLKQLVDQILKQLLVHHLQLVDHILKQLLVHHWQLVKQILKQLLAHHFQLVEQVLKRQLQLVVQQVLEVLLQLHSLRSEPVKVSDGVCSCSDVMGFWS; from the coding sequence ATGAAATTGGAACCAAGTCCTCGAAACAGAACGATATCTATCAATCTCGAAAGCTGTCATCCCACCAGTAGTCATTACAtcttcaaaaataaatcaagttcAAAGCGTATTAAGAACAATTTTCGCATAGGAACTTTTCTTGAGAATAATTTCGATGATCAGACATGTCTAGTACCTGAATCGTGCCTACTTATACTGGAATACTTTGAGAACTATAGTAGTGAAATTTATTGGTTGAAGAACACTATTCAGTCCGTGAGGTTGCAATCGAAGGAACAAAAAGTGACACAAATTTCGGAGACACCAGTAGTGCAATATATGATTGAATTTGTAGTACAGCTAAATGTGCAACATTTCAGGCAACCACATTTGCAAGTTCTGGGTCTGGGAGAGGTGCAACGTGTGAGGGAACTGAATGTGCAGCTTGTAAAATTTTTAAGGGATTTAAGGGTGCAACCTATCAGGAAACTAGAGTTACAACAGGCCAAACAGTCAAATGTGGAACTTGCAGGGGAAAATTTGCAGGAGTATTCAGAGAAACAGACTGTTGAACTCCTGAGGCAATCTTTGGAGAATATTTCAAGGGATGTAGGAGTAGAGCTTGTTGAACAgctgatttatcatttattgcAACAAGAGCAAGGACAAAACGTGCAAGTTTCAAGTCAACCTGGAGTGCATCTTTTGAATCAATCAAATAAACAGTGTGTTGGTCTACAAGAGGTGCAACTTGTCAATCAGCCACAGTTAAAACTTTCAAGGCAGTTGAAGGTACTATTCCACAATGAACTACCAGCAGAATCAGTGAATCAATCGGAAGTACAACTCGTCAATCAACCACAGGTGCAACCTCTAAACCAATTGGATGTgaatttcctgaaaaaactaCAGGTACAATTTGTGAAGCAACTAGGAGTGCAACGTCTTTATCAATCACAGTTGGGAATCCTGGAAAACTTTCAAGTGATACATTTGTTGCTACTAAAGGAAACATCCCTTAAGCAGCTAGTAGATCAAATTTTGAAGCAGCTTCTGGTGCATCACTTGCAACTGGTAGACCACATTTTGAAACAACTTCTGGTTCATCATTGGCAACTTGTGaaacaaattttgaaacagCTTTTGGCTCATCATTTTCAACTTGTGGAACAGGTTTTGAAGCGACAGTTGCAATTAGTGGTGCAACAAGTGCTGGAAGTGTTGTTGCAACTGCATTCTCTTCGATCAGAACCAGTTAAAGTTTCCGATGGTGTCTGCAGTTGTTCTGATGTCATGGGTTTCTGGTCCTGA